The proteins below come from a single Acaryochloris sp. CCMEE 5410 genomic window:
- a CDS encoding SulP family inorganic anion transporter: MAIAQFRLVNHLHFRNFRGDLLGGMTAAIVALPLALAFGVSATADVPTNSGAIAGLYGAISVGFFASLCGGTPSQISGPTGPMSVVMATIFAALMKEDPDAGLAMAFTVVMMAGLFQILFGVLRLGKYITLMPYTVISGFMSGVGLIIITIQIAPLLGHKASSKVVNAIQQLPSVLTDIDPVALGLGLLTLVIVFAAPPRLNRILPAPLIALVVCTSISVYGFPESGIPVIGHIPAGLPEPHMPVFQIKHAKTMLGYSVMLAMLGSIDSLLTSLVADNITHTQHDSDRELIGQGLGNLMAGFMGGLPGAGATMRTVINAKSGGQTPLSGIIHAVVLAVIVIGASPMTEPIPNAVLAGILIKVGIDIIDWSFLKRAHRLSLKGAGIMYLVMFLTVFVDLVTAVAVGAFLANLLTIKSLTDLQVQTMRTITGPTDDQQMSQEEKDIIAKAHGQILLFFFSGPMSFGAAKSISQRLSIVKAYKVLILDMSDVTRVGITASLAIENILKDAENTGKVVFLVGVHGQVAERLHRIESIHTLPKDSWFNRRLDALNEAAALLYVPLSRSRLPKEKEV; this comes from the coding sequence ATGGCAATAGCTCAGTTTAGGTTGGTCAATCACCTACACTTTCGCAACTTTCGAGGCGATCTGTTAGGTGGAATGACCGCCGCAATTGTTGCATTACCCTTAGCCCTAGCTTTTGGGGTCTCCGCTACTGCAGATGTTCCAACTAACTCCGGTGCTATCGCTGGATTATATGGTGCCATTAGCGTCGGTTTTTTTGCATCCCTATGTGGGGGAACCCCTTCACAAATTTCAGGCCCCACTGGCCCCATGTCTGTCGTCATGGCGACCATTTTTGCAGCCTTGATGAAGGAGGATCCTGACGCCGGACTAGCAATGGCCTTCACGGTCGTGATGATGGCAGGCCTGTTCCAAATCTTATTTGGGGTCTTGCGGTTAGGGAAGTACATCACCTTAATGCCCTACACCGTGATTTCGGGCTTTATGTCGGGTGTGGGGTTAATCATCATCACGATTCAAATTGCGCCGTTACTAGGACATAAAGCCTCTTCTAAAGTCGTCAATGCAATTCAACAGCTTCCAAGCGTGTTGACGGATATTGATCCAGTCGCCCTTGGCTTAGGCTTGCTCACTCTAGTGATTGTATTTGCCGCCCCACCAAGATTGAATCGGATTCTGCCTGCACCACTGATCGCATTGGTGGTCTGCACTTCAATTTCGGTTTATGGCTTTCCTGAGAGTGGTATTCCAGTCATTGGGCATATCCCTGCTGGGCTGCCCGAGCCGCATATGCCAGTGTTCCAAATCAAACATGCCAAAACCATGCTGGGCTATAGTGTGATGCTGGCCATGTTGGGGTCCATCGACTCCCTCCTCACTTCTTTAGTGGCTGATAACATCACCCATACCCAACATGATTCTGATCGAGAATTAATCGGCCAAGGGCTGGGCAATCTTATGGCTGGGTTCATGGGTGGGTTGCCGGGGGCCGGGGCAACAATGCGGACAGTAATTAATGCCAAGTCAGGCGGTCAAACGCCTTTATCCGGCATCATTCATGCCGTTGTTCTGGCTGTTATTGTCATCGGCGCATCCCCAATGACTGAACCTATTCCCAATGCCGTTTTAGCTGGGATTTTGATTAAAGTCGGCATTGATATTATTGATTGGAGCTTTCTCAAACGGGCTCACCGGCTGTCTTTAAAGGGAGCCGGAATTATGTATCTCGTCATGTTCCTGACGGTGTTTGTGGATCTCGTCACTGCAGTGGCCGTTGGTGCTTTTCTAGCGAATCTATTGACGATTAAGAGTCTGACTGATTTACAAGTCCAAACCATGCGGACAATTACAGGCCCCACTGATGACCAGCAAATGAGTCAGGAAGAGAAAGATATTATTGCCAAAGCCCATGGCCAAATTCTGCTCTTTTTCTTTAGTGGACCCATGAGTTTTGGCGCTGCCAAGTCTATCTCTCAACGGCTGTCTATCGTTAAAGCCTATAAAGTCCTGATTTTAGACATGAGTGATGTGACCCGGGTGGGGATTACGGCTTCTTTAGCCATCGAGAATATTCTCAAGGATGCTGAGAACACGGGGAAAGTGGTGTTTTTAGTCGGTGTGCATGGGCAGGTCGCGGAGCGTTTGCATCGAATTGAATCCATCCATACTCTCCCCAAAGATAGTTGGTTTAATCGTCGATTAGATGCCCTGAATGAAGCGGCCGCATTGCTCTATGTCCCCCTATCCCGTAGTCGGCTGCCTAAAGAAAAGGAAGTCTAG
- the rpoD gene encoding RNA polymerase sigma factor RpoD yields MTQANNVLEAIQAPANDLDNLVEDAASSTSEDNQAGEGGKTTKARTARRRGQSKKKHYTEDSIRLYLQEIGRIRLLRADEEIELARKIADLLELERIYDDLFDRLEREPQLQEWALEVDMPLNRFRHRLHAGRRAKDKMVQSNLRLVVSIAKKYMNRGLSFQDLIQEGSLGLIRAAEKFDHEKGYKFSTYATWWIRQAITRAIADQSRTIRLPVHLYETISRIKKTTKLLSQEMGRKPTEEEIATRMEMTIEKLRFIAKSAQLPISLETPIGKEEDSRLGDFIESDGETPEDQVSKSLLREDLETVLDTLSPRERDVLKLRYGLDDGRMKTLEEIGQIFNVTRERIRQIEAKALRKLRHPNRNSVLKEYIR; encoded by the coding sequence ATGACCCAAGCCAATAATGTACTAGAAGCTATCCAAGCTCCGGCTAATGATTTAGATAATCTGGTTGAGGATGCTGCCAGTAGCACTAGTGAGGATAACCAAGCTGGCGAAGGTGGGAAAACGACAAAAGCTCGTACTGCCCGTCGACGCGGTCAATCCAAGAAGAAGCATTACACGGAAGATTCCATCCGGCTGTATCTACAAGAAATCGGTAGAATTCGATTACTCCGAGCTGATGAAGAGATTGAACTGGCTCGTAAAATTGCAGACTTGCTAGAGCTAGAGCGCATTTATGACGATCTGTTTGATCGACTAGAGCGTGAGCCTCAGCTTCAAGAGTGGGCATTAGAAGTGGATATGCCCCTTAACCGTTTCCGCCATCGTCTGCATGCAGGCCGTAGAGCTAAAGACAAGATGGTCCAGTCCAACCTCCGATTGGTCGTATCCATCGCTAAGAAATATATGAATCGGGGCCTGTCTTTCCAAGACTTGATTCAAGAGGGTAGCCTGGGTTTGATCCGGGCCGCTGAAAAGTTTGACCACGAGAAAGGATACAAGTTTTCCACCTATGCTACCTGGTGGATTCGTCAGGCGATCACCCGTGCGATCGCAGATCAATCCCGCACGATTCGCCTCCCCGTCCACCTGTACGAAACCATTTCTCGCATTAAGAAAACTACAAAATTGCTGTCCCAAGAAATGGGCCGCAAGCCGACAGAAGAAGAAATTGCCACTCGCATGGAAATGACCATCGAGAAGCTGCGTTTCATCGCCAAGTCTGCCCAATTACCCATCTCCTTAGAAACCCCCATCGGTAAAGAAGAAGACTCCCGCTTAGGTGACTTTATCGAGTCCGATGGTGAAACGCCTGAGGATCAGGTATCCAAGAGCTTACTTCGAGAAGATCTAGAAACGGTTCTAGATACCCTTAGCCCGCGTGAGCGTGATGTGTTGAAGTTACGCTACGGCCTAGATGATGGTCGAATGAAGACCCTAGAAGAAATTGGTCAGATCTTCAATGTTACCCGTGAGCGGATTCGCCAAATCGAAGCCAAGGCTTTGCGCAAGTTGCGCCATCCTAACCGTAATAGTGTTTTGAAAGAGTATATCCGCTAG